Proteins from a single region of Nitrospirota bacterium:
- a CDS encoding EamA family transporter translates to MSEKNAVRLGYISVCCAALLWAASGNASKLLLQSEVTPFQLVQLRTTIAAALLLLFLLFRRRDLLKIARSDVLYFINLGIVLAVMLFAYLYAISRIHVAAAVLLQYQAPALIALYSFFFLRIKLSVFTVVAIIGAIIGCYLMVGAYNLNILDMNKAGILSGLASAVALALYSVRSEYGMRSYSAWTVLFYALLVAAIVWNSIISPFAAFTAKYSASAWGWIGYVSLFGTVVPFGLYNEGVKRICSTHASITATLEPVMAGMLAFVFLGEVLTPLQIAGAGLVIASIVLLQVKKYKSTKDGAETNAS, encoded by the coding sequence GTGTCTGAGAAGAATGCTGTCCGGCTTGGCTATATTTCTGTATGTTGTGCCGCTCTGCTCTGGGCAGCTTCAGGCAACGCATCCAAGCTACTTCTTCAGAGTGAGGTTACCCCGTTTCAGCTGGTCCAACTCAGGACAACAATAGCTGCTGCTCTGCTTTTGCTTTTCCTGTTATTTCGACGGCGCGACCTTTTGAAGATAGCGCGAAGTGACGTGCTGTATTTCATCAATCTTGGTATTGTCCTGGCAGTCATGCTGTTTGCCTATCTGTACGCAATCAGCAGGATACATGTTGCTGCTGCTGTCCTGCTTCAATACCAGGCTCCTGCGCTTATTGCACTGTATTCTTTTTTCTTTCTCCGAATTAAACTGTCAGTATTTACGGTTGTGGCGATCATCGGTGCGATCATCGGCTGCTATCTTATGGTCGGAGCATATAACCTAAATATACTTGATATGAATAAAGCCGGTATCCTGTCAGGTCTGGCCTCAGCAGTTGCCCTGGCCCTCTATTCGGTCAGGAGCGAATACGGCATGCGCAGCTATTCAGCCTGGACAGTCCTGTTTTATGCACTTCTGGTTGCGGCAATTGTCTGGAACAGTATAATTTCTCCCTTTGCAGCCTTTACCGCAAAATACAGCGCTTCTGCCTGGGGATGGATAGGGTATGTAAGCCTTTTTGGTACCGTAGTGCCGTTTGGTCTTTATAACGAAGGAGTAAAGCGTATTTGTTCCACGCATGCAAGCATAACTGCAACGCTTGAACCGGTCATGGCAGGAATGCTTGCTTTCGTATTTCTTGGTGAGGTTCTGACGCCATTGCAGATTGCCGGAGCAGGGCTGGTTATTGCATCAATAGTGCTGCTTCAGGTGAAGAAATACAAGAGCACAAAAGACGGTGCTGAAACAAACGCATCGTAG
- the prmA gene encoding 50S ribosomal protein L11 methyltransferase produces MTYIEIIVMAPEESRDALSSKMSSMGAIGFVEKEGGLIAYFEPKQSPAEICDELDRFRSTLKASGLDASCTLSHTLLPEKDWNKTWKKNFTPIDVGDNLTIIPSWLQSETDRIPIIIDPGMVFGTGHHETTRTCLSMIEKASKNHNNRRLLDIGTGTGILAIGAGKLGFNEVVAVDIDPLCVDAAARNIAANGLGNIEVKEGGISITTGTFDVIIGNLLSEILTEIAPDLSARLNPGGTAILSGMLIGQEDEVIQAMTSVGLNFQEKIIDGKWVTLVMVK; encoded by the coding sequence ATGACCTATATCGAGATCATAGTCATGGCACCGGAAGAATCGAGGGATGCCCTTAGCAGTAAAATGTCGTCAATGGGCGCAATCGGCTTTGTTGAGAAGGAGGGAGGGCTGATCGCTTATTTTGAACCGAAGCAATCGCCTGCCGAGATATGTGATGAACTGGACAGGTTCCGCTCGACGCTGAAGGCTTCAGGTCTTGATGCCTCATGTACCCTGTCCCATACTCTCCTGCCTGAAAAGGACTGGAATAAGACATGGAAAAAGAACTTCACCCCTATCGATGTTGGAGATAACCTTACCATCATCCCGTCCTGGCTTCAATCAGAGACTGACAGAATCCCGATCATCATAGACCCGGGCATGGTCTTCGGCACAGGTCATCATGAGACCACACGTACCTGCCTCAGCATGATAGAAAAGGCGTCAAAGAATCACAATAACCGGCGGCTTCTTGATATCGGCACAGGCACAGGCATTCTTGCCATCGGAGCAGGAAAGTTGGGCTTCAACGAGGTGGTCGCCGTTGATATAGACCCGCTCTGTGTTGATGCGGCAGCAAGAAATATCGCGGCAAATGGGCTGGGTAATATTGAGGTCAAAGAAGGCGGCATATCAATCACCACCGGGACCTTTGACGTCATTATTGGAAACCTGCTTTCAGAGATCCTTACAGAAATTGCCCCTGACCTGTCTGCCCGACTCAATCCCGGTGGAACTGCGATCCTTTCCGGCATGCTTATCGGTCAGGAGGATGAGGTAATTCAGGCAATGACATCTGTCGGCCTTAACTTTCAGGAAAAAATCATTGATGGCAAATGGGTCACACTTGTCATGGTGAAGTAG
- a CDS encoding HU family DNA-binding protein, translated as MTKAEMIEKIAAGAGLSKADASRALDASLDAVKGALKKGQKVTLVGFGTFSVTKRKARMGRNPRTGQEIKIAAAKTPKFTAGKALKDAIRK; from the coding sequence ATGACAAAAGCAGAAATGATTGAAAAGATTGCTGCAGGCGCAGGTCTCAGCAAGGCAGATGCATCAAGGGCGCTCGATGCATCGCTTGATGCGGTCAAGGGTGCATTGAAGAAGGGGCAGAAGGTGACGCTCGTCGGCTTCGGCACATTCAGTGTTACCAAAAGAAAGGCCAGGATGGGCCGCAACCCAAGAACCGGCCAGGAGATCAAGATCGCGGCGGCAAAAACTCCTAAGTTCACTGCCGGCAAGGCATTGAAGGATGCAATAAGGAAATAG
- a CDS encoding sodium:calcium antiporter has translation MLISLLFLISGLVLILIAAEFFTNGIEEFGRYFSFSQAVVGSIFAAVGTALPETILPAVAIFMYGGASAKEIGVGAILGAPFMLSTLAFFLVGLTVTIAAVSKKRAFELKVEAHSIRRDLIFFLLMYSTAIILPIIGGKTMLVPISVALIIGYLLYAYLTFRSESAEMEHSEGIYLWRVIQRLKPLLVRPKPPLFVILAQIALALAVMIKGAHTFVQSLELISARFGMDPLIFSLLLAPVATELPEKFNSVTWTWKGRDTLALGNITGAMVFQSTFPVSVGLIYTDWNITGMALFSAVLTIISASAVLGVIAVTKRISPFVMLLGGVLYLVYAGVLIFR, from the coding sequence ATGTTGATTTCCTTGCTGTTTCTGATATCCGGCCTTGTTCTGATTCTTATCGCTGCCGAGTTTTTTACGAACGGCATAGAGGAGTTCGGCCGCTATTTTTCTTTTTCCCAGGCAGTCGTAGGGAGCATTTTCGCCGCTGTCGGTACTGCGCTGCCTGAAACGATCCTGCCTGCCGTTGCGATCTTTATGTATGGCGGTGCTTCGGCAAAGGAGATCGGTGTTGGCGCAATTTTGGGCGCTCCCTTCATGCTCTCGACCCTGGCTTTTTTTCTTGTCGGCCTGACCGTGACCATAGCGGCAGTCAGCAAAAAACGCGCTTTTGAGCTCAAGGTCGAGGCGCATTCCATCAGAAGGGATCTCATTTTTTTCCTTCTTATGTATTCGACAGCCATTATTCTGCCGATAATCGGCGGGAAGACCATGTTGGTCCCCATATCCGTTGCCCTGATTATCGGCTATCTATTGTATGCGTATCTGACTTTTAGAAGTGAAAGCGCCGAGATGGAGCATTCAGAGGGCATATATCTCTGGAGGGTTATACAGCGGCTCAAGCCCTTGCTCGTAAGACCCAAGCCCCCTTTATTTGTCATTCTTGCGCAAATTGCGTTGGCCCTTGCAGTGATGATAAAGGGCGCCCACACGTTTGTGCAGAGCCTTGAGCTGATCTCTGCCAGGTTCGGTATGGACCCGCTGATCTTTTCTCTTTTGCTTGCTCCTGTTGCAACAGAGTTGCCGGAGAAGTTCAATAGTGTCACCTGGACGTGGAAGGGGAGGGACACCCTTGCATTAGGAAATATCACCGGAGCTATGGTTTTTCAGTCAACGTTCCCGGTATCGGTGGGTCTGATTTATACTGACTGGAACATCACCGGCATGGCGCTCTTTTCGGCTGTGCTTACGATTATTTCAGCATCAGCGGTTCTTGGTGTCATTGCGGTGACAAAGCGCATTTCACCTTTTGTGATGCTTTTAGGAGGAGTCCTTTATCTTGTTTATGCCGGTGTGCTCATTTTCAGGTAA
- a CDS encoding universal stress protein — translation MKCRCILTAIDLGPDTQTIVSYAAYFSAGTKSSVMLLYVIDYLLTPPTYLAPYIHEEQKRDEGELQRWKDRLEKQGISADAHVMMGRLRESFVQAIGEFSPDLLVIGYQSHAFRPSSSERLIRSLEMPMLVVRGSKSEKPGPLSVKKILCAVDFSENAAKALRMAADYAKVFSAELHVVHSIPSHTIKTRWAIWEAVGEIDEDQFDEQMKAEADEELSKMIQKAGLQHSGEVLHGNPAETICNRAHEGGYDLVVMGARGLSYIQGLLIGSTTEAVLRASSCPVLIVH, via the coding sequence ATGAAATGTCGTTGTATTCTCACTGCTATAGATTTAGGGCCTGACACGCAAACAATCGTTTCCTATGCTGCGTATTTTTCGGCCGGGACGAAGTCATCGGTCATGCTGCTCTATGTGATCGATTATCTCCTGACCCCTCCGACATACCTCGCGCCCTATATACATGAAGAGCAGAAGCGCGATGAGGGAGAACTTCAGCGCTGGAAAGACCGTCTTGAGAAGCAGGGCATATCTGCTGATGCACACGTCATGATGGGGAGACTCCGTGAATCTTTTGTGCAGGCAATTGGCGAGTTTTCTCCTGACCTTTTGGTAATAGGGTATCAGTCACATGCCTTCAGACCAAGCAGTTCAGAGCGGCTTATCAGATCCCTTGAGATGCCTATGCTCGTTGTACGTGGGAGCAAGTCAGAAAAGCCGGGGCCTCTGTCTGTCAAAAAGATTCTCTGTGCCGTGGATTTCTCTGAAAACGCCGCAAAAGCACTGAGGATGGCCGCTGATTATGCCAAGGTATTTTCTGCGGAACTGCATGTCGTCCATAGTATACCTTCGCATACGATCAAGACCAGGTGGGCAATATGGGAGGCGGTCGGCGAGATCGATGAAGACCAATTTGACGAGCAGATGAAGGCGGAAGCAGACGAAGAACTGTCAAAAATGATCCAAAAGGCAGGTCTTCAGCATTCAGGAGAGGTACTCCACGGAAATCCGGCAGAAACGATCTGCAATCGTGCTCATGAAGGAGGATATGATCTCGTTGTTATGGGAGCCCGCGGGCTTTCCTATATCCAGGGATTGCTTATCGGCAGCACGACAGAAGCGGTCCTCCGGGCCTCTTCCTGCCCGGTTCTCATTGTCCACTGA
- a CDS encoding type II secretion system F family protein, whose translation MAFYHYRAIDDAAKVIAGKLEASNEGELENLLNAKGLTLIEVSKAGFGFQAPFRLNDKDLLNFTYFLQLILSSGVPLMGGLDDLAKQTASRKISKTAAMIYTKLESGKSISEAMFDYPNIFPGYYASMVRAGEAAGSLEQILNDLMVYLEWQMKLKKDVKSALAYPAIVLTAVFGLIMILFVFVMPKFVKILTDLKVALPLPTQIMIGTVEFMKGYWPFILLFFFSLPFIYRQLSRHLTTKRIIDRIVLKLPLIGDLTKKLNHSRYFRTFAILYRSGLSMHETLRVSADVIRNTVIAGSFNRVANAVLSGEQINTALRMTGDFGPLLLNMVEIGEKTGTLDNTVLKISTMYDKEIPETLKKVFTIIEPLILLLLGGIVLLTLASFFLPLYKIVGGLRVR comes from the coding sequence ATGGCTTTTTATCATTACCGGGCAATTGATGACGCAGCAAAGGTCATCGCAGGGAAATTGGAAGCCTCCAATGAAGGAGAACTTGAAAACCTCCTTAATGCAAAAGGCCTGACGCTGATAGAGGTATCCAAAGCCGGTTTCGGGTTTCAGGCACCGTTCAGACTGAATGACAAAGACCTCCTGAACTTTACGTATTTTCTCCAGCTTATTCTTTCTTCAGGCGTGCCGCTTATGGGTGGCCTGGATGATCTTGCAAAACAGACTGCAAGCAGGAAAATATCCAAAACAGCGGCCATGATCTACACAAAACTTGAATCAGGTAAATCAATATCAGAGGCAATGTTCGATTATCCCAACATCTTTCCTGGCTATTATGCAAGCATGGTGAGAGCAGGCGAGGCAGCCGGTAGCCTTGAGCAGATACTGAACGACCTGATGGTTTACCTGGAATGGCAGATGAAGCTCAAAAAAGATGTAAAATCGGCCCTGGCGTACCCTGCCATAGTCCTCACCGCGGTATTTGGCCTTATCATGATCCTCTTTGTCTTTGTTATGCCCAAGTTCGTGAAGATCCTGACCGACCTGAAGGTTGCACTTCCGCTTCCGACGCAGATCATGATCGGGACCGTAGAATTCATGAAGGGGTACTGGCCGTTTATCCTTCTGTTTTTTTTCTCCCTTCCCTTCATCTACCGGCAACTCAGCAGGCATTTGACCACAAAGCGGATCATTGACCGTATCGTATTGAAGCTCCCTCTCATCGGAGATCTCACAAAAAAGCTTAATCATTCCAGGTATTTCAGAACCTTTGCGATTTTATACCGTTCTGGCCTGAGCATGCATGAAACCCTGCGGGTTTCTGCAGACGTTATCAGAAATACCGTTATTGCCGGGTCGTTTAACAGAGTTGCCAATGCCGTGCTCAGCGGAGAGCAGATCAATACGGCGCTCAGGATGACCGGTGATTTCGGGCCTCTTCTTCTGAATATGGTAGAGATCGGCGAAAAAACCGGTACGCTGGACAATACGGTCCTGAAGATCAGCACGATGTATGACAAAGAAATACCGGAGACGCTAAAAAAGGTCTTCACGATTATCGAACCGCTCATCCTTCTTCTGCTTGGAGGGATTGTGCTCCTGACGCTTGCGTCATTCTTCCTGCCTCTTTACAAAATTGTCGGAGGACTACGGGTAAGATGA
- a CDS encoding secretin N-terminal domain-containing protein — MKIFHVIAVVLTFIIMGCATPRMTEVPETMALKQPPQIPAPSVRPEPPKAEELPPAKDRSKFSLSVRDADVRDVFLLLSKDSGINIIADKDVTGKVSIDFTNLELNSALYAITRQLGFTFRMDKGFIRITKPILETKTFRVNYITGKRTSTSTMNAAISTGNNNTSGTSGGTNINISSGTSGSGTTASSSTTQGTVTVTTSGTSDFWKEIRRGLEVLVFGDTKGAGDSEGGFSRGDDKTGKKLIISEIAGIVLITDYSDSMERVADFIADVEQSARKQVMIQAHIIEVALKDDYKFGLDWTAMDNFDGLNVKIGQKLSTESGVFTVDLKNNKISSFLDAMKEQGQVNVLSSPKVSTMNNQRAVIKLTTKEVSWVTNSFTSGTTGEIVVSNTTPQIDEIGLFLDVTPQIDDEGIITMQIHPSISEKLKDLTSPDGKNTKPLINTREADTMIKTRNGQTIVIAGLITDKINDTARRVPLLSDIPLFGAAFKQVVQEKNKSELVILLTPYILTDQSIADIRKEHEERFRKAGRPFESSPVLPLNGP, encoded by the coding sequence ATGAAGATTTTTCATGTAATAGCAGTCGTTCTCACCTTTATCATCATGGGATGTGCAACACCCAGGATGACCGAAGTCCCTGAGACTATGGCACTAAAGCAGCCGCCGCAGATTCCGGCACCAAGCGTGCGGCCGGAGCCTCCAAAGGCAGAGGAGCTGCCGCCGGCAAAAGACAGGAGCAAGTTTTCCCTGAGCGTAAGGGATGCTGATGTACGGGATGTGTTTCTTCTCCTTTCAAAAGACAGCGGGATAAACATAATTGCTGATAAAGATGTAACCGGCAAGGTCTCTATTGACTTCACCAATCTGGAACTGAACAGCGCCCTCTATGCCATAACGCGGCAGCTTGGCTTCACCTTCAGGATGGATAAGGGGTTCATAAGAATAACAAAACCGATCCTGGAGACAAAAACCTTCAGAGTCAACTACATAACAGGGAAACGGACATCAACCAGCACCATGAATGCGGCAATATCGACCGGGAATAACAATACCAGCGGCACATCCGGAGGAACAAACATAAATATCTCCTCCGGGACATCGGGGTCTGGAACTACAGCCTCTTCTTCGACAACGCAGGGAACGGTAACCGTTACTACGTCAGGCACCTCTGACTTTTGGAAAGAGATAAGAAGGGGCCTGGAAGTCCTCGTTTTCGGTGATACAAAAGGTGCCGGAGATAGCGAGGGCGGGTTCAGCAGAGGTGATGATAAAACAGGGAAGAAACTTATCATAAGCGAAATTGCAGGCATTGTGCTGATCACCGATTATTCAGACAGCATGGAGAGAGTTGCAGATTTTATTGCGGATGTTGAGCAGTCGGCAAGAAAACAGGTGATGATTCAGGCACATATCATTGAAGTAGCTCTTAAGGATGACTATAAATTTGGTCTTGACTGGACTGCAATGGATAACTTCGATGGGCTGAATGTGAAAATCGGCCAGAAACTGTCAACTGAATCCGGTGTATTTACCGTTGACCTCAAAAACAATAAGATCAGTTCGTTTCTCGACGCGATGAAAGAACAGGGACAGGTGAATGTGCTTTCGAGCCCGAAGGTCTCGACCATGAATAATCAGCGGGCCGTGATCAAATTGACCACGAAAGAAGTATCCTGGGTGACCAATTCCTTTACCAGTGGCACCACCGGTGAGATCGTTGTCTCCAACACAACACCTCAAATAGATGAAATTGGCCTCTTTCTTGACGTTACCCCGCAGATAGACGACGAAGGCATTATCACCATGCAGATACATCCGAGCATTTCCGAGAAGTTGAAGGACCTGACTTCGCCTGACGGCAAAAACACTAAACCGCTTATAAATACAAGAGAAGCTGATACAATGATTAAAACGCGAAACGGACAGACCATCGTTATAGCAGGTCTCATCACTGACAAAATCAATGATACGGCCAGAAGGGTTCCGCTTCTCAGTGATATCCCGCTTTTCGGGGCTGCCTTCAAGCAGGTCGTGCAGGAAAAGAACAAATCCGAACTTGTTATCCTGCTGACCCCCTATATTTTGACCGACCAGTCTATTGCCGACATCAGGAAGGAACATGAAGAAAGATTCAGGAAGGCAGGAAGACCGTTTGAATCATCGCCCGTTCTTCCCTTAAATGGGCCATAG
- a CDS encoding prepilin-type N-terminal cleavage/methylation domain-containing protein: MKYGIADRKYVSRLIPPCGGSDTVPHSGHRGFTLIEVVVVMAIIAVLTGIMVPFIYRIWESTEVDTTRERMTDLKKAMVGDPKLVQNGVRTHFGFVGDNGQLPSTISNPDFGGNYTISNDLLTGAPMLYPNWKGPYMPAGYDVSTYKKDAWGRHFIYTVTTVGSRRVAASLISAGPDGTLGTSDDISDAELQISEREVTPTDTVQGNLHFVFLNSTANPVTPSYSAKVTAAYTGSFGPTTTSGACIALTIGQINAGESKPVVQSVSETLPLKLPTGKSVFNATFYANGACSGSGIASNSMAVFIPDGINAISVNLPTINYTIP, translated from the coding sequence ATGAAATACGGTATTGCAGACAGAAAATACGTTTCAAGGTTGATCCCTCCTTGCGGGGGATCGGATACAGTACCCCATTCCGGGCACAGAGGTTTTACGTTAATAGAAGTTGTCGTGGTAATGGCGATTATCGCGGTACTGACCGGCATTATGGTCCCCTTCATCTACCGGATTTGGGAGAGCACTGAGGTCGATACCACCAGAGAGCGCATGACCGATCTCAAGAAGGCGATGGTGGGCGATCCCAAACTGGTACAGAATGGCGTGAGAACTCATTTCGGATTTGTCGGGGACAACGGACAACTGCCGTCGACAATCAGCAATCCGGACTTTGGAGGCAATTACACGATCTCTAATGACCTTCTCACGGGTGCGCCGATGCTCTATCCCAACTGGAAAGGTCCCTACATGCCGGCAGGCTATGATGTATCAACGTACAAGAAAGATGCCTGGGGCAGGCATTTCATCTATACCGTCACGACCGTTGGCAGCAGAAGGGTAGCGGCCTCACTGATAAGCGCCGGACCTGATGGCACACTGGGGACATCGGATGATATCTCGGATGCCGAACTGCAGATATCGGAGCGGGAGGTGACGCCTACTGATACTGTTCAGGGCAATCTGCATTTCGTCTTCCTGAATTCCACCGCAAATCCGGTTACTCCTTCATACAGCGCAAAGGTTACCGCAGCATATACCGGTTCTTTTGGCCCAACGACAACGAGCGGCGCCTGCATCGCCCTGACGATCGGCCAGATTAACGCCGGCGAATCAAAGCCCGTCGTCCAGAGCGTGAGCGAGACCTTGCCTTTGAAGCTTCCCACAGGTAAATCCGTCTTCAATGCCACCTTTTATGCAAACGGAGCATGCAGCGGCTCCGGCATAGCATCCAATTCCATGGCTGTCTTCATTCCTGATGGCATAAATGCGATATCAGTAAATCTTCCGACTATTAACTATACGATCCCGTAG
- a CDS encoding type II/IV secretion system protein, whose translation MQPKRIGDRLIEAGLITPEQLNIALEEQKRTGELIGAILFSLGFISQTDLFTVLSMVHSSDQQKKEGRDSANIPDDLDDIVKQSTSALRTFERESTRSGDISIAPVVRLVDRIITTALQKGATDIHIGPDAKGTRVRYRIDGLLQHGMYLPKEILPALVSRIKIMGAMNIAENRVPQDGATEFAWKSKVLDLRISTFPVLGGENIVLRILDKSRLLLGLENLGFMKEDIELLNKSLVMPYGLILVTGPTGSGKTTTLYSLLSIINSVYKNIFTIEDPIEYQLPLVRQSQVNIKAGLTFATGLRSILRQDPDVILVGEMRDVETAELAIRSSLTGHLVFSTLHTNDAASSLPRIIDMGIEPFLLASTVDTIIAQRLVRLLCEKCKEAYSPSPEMVKRLEPAITEETVLYRAKGCPECSDTGYRGRTVIYEIFKMNEEIRRLVLSKKGSDELFETAIRTGLKTMYRVGIQKAAEGLTSLEEVHSATRIAF comes from the coding sequence ATGCAACCTAAACGTATTGGTGATCGTCTCATAGAAGCCGGTCTTATTACACCGGAACAGCTGAATATTGCACTTGAGGAACAGAAAAGAACCGGGGAACTTATCGGTGCGATTCTGTTTAGTCTCGGGTTTATAAGCCAGACTGATCTGTTCACCGTGCTCTCTATGGTTCATAGCAGCGACCAGCAGAAGAAAGAAGGACGGGATAGTGCAAATATTCCCGACGACCTCGATGATATCGTCAAACAGAGCACCTCAGCGCTCCGGACCTTTGAGCGTGAATCAACCCGGTCAGGCGATATTTCTATAGCGCCGGTTGTCAGACTGGTTGATCGGATTATAACTACTGCCCTCCAGAAGGGAGCGACTGACATTCATATCGGCCCCGATGCCAAGGGCACACGCGTGCGGTACAGGATCGACGGCTTGCTCCAGCACGGGATGTATCTGCCAAAGGAGATCCTTCCGGCCCTTGTTTCGAGAATAAAAATCATGGGAGCCATGAATATTGCAGAAAACCGGGTGCCGCAGGACGGAGCAACCGAGTTCGCCTGGAAGTCAAAAGTGCTCGACCTCAGGATATCGACCTTCCCTGTCCTGGGCGGGGAAAACATCGTACTCAGGATACTTGATAAATCCCGCCTTCTCCTGGGGCTTGAAAACCTCGGCTTTATGAAAGAGGATATCGAATTGCTGAATAAGTCCCTTGTCATGCCCTATGGTCTTATTCTGGTGACAGGGCCTACGGGTTCAGGAAAAACCACGACACTCTATTCTCTCCTTTCGATCATCAACAGCGTTTACAAGAATATTTTCACGATCGAAGATCCGATAGAATATCAGCTCCCCCTTGTACGACAGTCCCAGGTAAATATCAAGGCAGGTCTGACCTTTGCGACAGGCCTTCGTTCCATACTCAGGCAGGACCCTGACGTCATTCTGGTTGGCGAGATGCGTGATGTGGAGACTGCGGAACTTGCAATCCGGTCTTCGCTGACCGGCCATCTGGTCTTCAGCACACTCCATACAAATGACGCAGCGTCAAGCCTGCCCAGGATTATCGATATGGGCATAGAGCCCTTTCTGCTTGCATCAACTGTCGACACAATCATTGCCCAGCGCCTCGTCCGGCTCCTCTGCGAAAAATGCAAGGAAGCCTATTCCCCGTCTCCGGAAATGGTGAAGCGGCTCGAGCCTGCGATCACCGAAGAGACGGTCCTGTACAGGGCTAAGGGCTGCCCTGAATGCAGCGACACAGGATACCGCGGCAGAACTGTTATTTATGAAATATTCAAGATGAACGAAGAAATCAGGCGGCTTGTCCTGTCCAAGAAAGGCTCGGATGAGCTCTTCGAGACGGCAATCCGAACGGGCCTCAAGACCATGTATCGCGTCGGCATCCAGAAAGCTGCAGAAGGCCTGACTTCCCTGGAAGAAGTTCACAGCGCCACGAGGATTGCATTCTGA
- the pilO gene encoding type 4a pilus biogenesis protein PilO, producing MNNQKKAFYIILAVVIVTGLLFSFYAFSKISSIHKLRAAIEKSGAERVLTTEKYSGSSADLRKSIPGKMWTVEFIETAYNASRKHKISDLTFEQKSLDVSRRQTQGNSRPSLQAYPVKMNFHAGYREMAEFVRELQNLEKLVTIDNLRVKGEKSYLAVEMTISTYAMEEK from the coding sequence ATGAATAATCAAAAAAAGGCTTTTTATATTATACTTGCGGTCGTAATCGTTACCGGACTGCTCTTTTCTTTTTATGCTTTTTCAAAAATCAGCTCAATCCATAAACTCCGGGCGGCGATTGAAAAATCGGGAGCAGAGCGCGTCCTGACAACAGAAAAATACTCCGGCAGCAGCGCTGATCTCAGAAAATCAATACCCGGGAAGATGTGGACCGTAGAATTCATCGAGACCGCCTACAATGCATCACGAAAGCATAAAATCAGCGACCTGACGTTTGAACAAAAATCTTTGGACGTTTCCCGCAGACAAACCCAGGGCAATAGCAGGCCTTCTCTCCAGGCCTATCCTGTCAAAATGAATTTCCATGCAGGTTACCGGGAAATGGCGGAGTTTGTCCGCGAGTTGCAGAACCTCGAAAAACTGGTGACAATAGACAATCTCAGGGTAAAGGGTGAAAAGAGCTATCTTGCGGTAGAGATGACTATCAGCACATATGCCATGGAGGAGAAATAA